One Planctomicrobium piriforme genomic window, CGCCGGAGAGGAACGGCTGAGCAGCCGCCATCATCCCGACGTGGGCTTTCCAGTGAATGGTCCGCGTGCCGTTGGCCGGCTTGAACGCACAGTCGAACACCGGCAAGTGTTCGTCCTTCAGGTTCGGCGCCCCTTCGATCGTTTCGTGAGTCTCGATGTAATCGAGAATCCCCTTGATCTCCGGTTCGTCGTAACCCAGCGTCCGCAACGAGTGCGGCACGGTGCGGTTGATGATCTTCAGCATCCCGCCGCCGGCGAGTTGCTTGTACTTGATGAGGGCGATGTCCGGCTCGATGCCGGTCGTGTCGCAGTCCATCATGAACGCAATCGTCCCGGTCGGAGCGAGCACCGTGGCCTGGGCGTTGCGATACCCGTGACGACGGCCAGACTGCAGACACTCGTTCCACACCTGACGTGCGGCGTCGCGGAGATACGACGGACATTCCGGGTCGATCTTCTCGACGGCGTCGCGGTGCATCTGCATGACGTCGAGCATCGACTGCTCGTTCTCGCGATAGCCTGCAAACGGGCCGATGTTGGCGGCAATTTTGCTGCTCGTCAGGTAACCCTGGCCGTTCAGCAGCGCCGTCAGCGCCCCGGCAATCCCGCGGCCGGCATTGCTGTCGTACGGAATTCCCATCGTCATCAGCAGGCTGCCCAGGTTCGCATATCCCAGCCCCAGCGGGCGGAACAGGTGCGAATTCTCGGCAATGTTCGGCGTCGGATAGCTGGCATGGTCGACCAGAATTTCCTGAGCCGTGAGGAAGATCGTGCAGGCTTTGCGGAAGCGTTCGACATCGAACGAGCCGTCTTCCCGCATCATCTTCTTCAAGTTGATGCTCGACAGGTTACAGGCCGTGTCGTCGAGGAACATGTATTCCGAACACGGATTGCTCGCGTTGATCGGACCGCTGTTCTTACAGGTATGCCACTCGTTGATCGTGGTGTCGTACTGCACGCCGGGGTCGCCGCACTGCCACGTCCCCTGGGCAATTTCCCGCATCACGTCGCGGGCCTTGTAGGTCGGACCAGCCTTCGACGGATCGGTCACCCAGTGCGTGGTCCAGTCTGCATCCTGCTGGCAAGCCTGCATGAACTCGTCGGACAGCCGCACCGACAGGTTCGCGTTCTGGAACATGATCGAGGAATAAGCTTCCCCGTTGAAGTTCGAGTCGTACTCGCCGCTGGCGATCAGCGTATGGGCCTTCTTCTCTTCCTTGGCCTTGCACTGAATGAAGTCCATGACGTCCGGATGCCAGTCCTTGATCGACTGCATCTTCGCCGCCCGACGGGTCTTGCCGCCCGACTTCACCACCGCCGCGATCTGGTCGTACACCCGCATGAACGACAACGGACCCGACGGCGTGCCGCCGCCGGACAGCTTCTCTTTGGAGCTGCGGATGGTCGAGAGATCCGTCCCGGTGCCCGACCCGAATTTGAAGAGCATTGCTTCGGACGTCGCGAGCCGCATGATCCCTTCCATCGTGTCGTCGACCGACTGGATGAAGCATGCTGAGGCCTGAGGGTACTCGTACGGCGTCTCCGGCCGCTCGATCACCCGCGTCCGCGGATTAAAATGATAATTCCCCTGCGATCCTTTTACCCCATACTGATGGAACAACCCTACGTTGAACCAGACGGGGGAATTAAACGACCCGTGCTGGTGCAGGCAGAGCCACGCCAGTTCGCGATAAAAGTTTTCGCCGTCTTCCTGAGAGGCGAAATAACCATCCTGTATACCCCAATCCGCGATGGTGCGCGCCACGCGGTAGATGACCTGTTGAACGCTGTATTCGCGCTCGTCGGTATTCGGCTCGCCGTAGAAGTATTTTGAGACGACGACATTGGTAGCCAGAGCTGACCACTGGACGGGAATCTCGCAGTTGTTCTGCTCGAACAACACCTTCCCGCTTTCGTCTTTGATCTGTGCAGTCCGCTGTTCCCATTCAACGGTCTCGAACGGGTCGACCCCTGCCGGACAAAAATAAGGATCGATAGCCAGGGGCGCGGTCGCGGCACTCCCCAAAGATGACTGAGACATTGCCATTCCCTTTGCAGAGTGCTTCATGCACCTCTCCTCGCTTGAAGTTCCCACATTCAATTTCCCACTCTCCGTCGCCACACCGCGACGTCACTCCACTCCTGACCAACAGTTCACAGTCCCTTGCGAGTTGACTTTGGAAGCCGCGCAGCAGCAACCGAAAAGAAACATTTGTGCAGTGGACGCCCGTCGACGATAGTATTATCGGGCGAAAACGGCTCAGAAGAGAGCCGAAAAAAGAGAGATTCCCCTCATTCTGCACAACTCCTTGTGCAGGGCGTCGAAAGAACCGCAAGATATTGTGAACGTTGGATGAGCGGAATATAAACGAAGGGGACGTGATGTCAATTGGGCACATGAGGCGAAGGCGGAACATCAACCGCTCTCATCAGCGAAACCCAATGACCGACTTGGCTTAACGACTTTTCGAAAAATGGCGAACGCCATCGTGCCCGGGTGTCGATGGCCTGTGGAAAATGCTTTGCGTCGCAAGCGACGCTTTTCGTCATGTTCGCAAGGCCAATCTGGTTCAGCACTTAGACTGATGACGCGAATTCATCGCGCCTCGCAAAAGAATAGGCAGAATGGGTGATTCCGAAGGGCCTTTTCGCCTCTCAGGGCCGATGATTT contains:
- a CDS encoding vitamin B12-dependent ribonucleotide reductase gives rise to the protein MKHSAKGMAMSQSSLGSAATAPLAIDPYFCPAGVDPFETVEWEQRTAQIKDESGKVLFEQNNCEIPVQWSALATNVVVSKYFYGEPNTDEREYSVQQVIYRVARTIADWGIQDGYFASQEDGENFYRELAWLCLHQHGSFNSPVWFNVGLFHQYGVKGSQGNYHFNPRTRVIERPETPYEYPQASACFIQSVDDTMEGIMRLATSEAMLFKFGSGTGTDLSTIRSSKEKLSGGGTPSGPLSFMRVYDQIAAVVKSGGKTRRAAKMQSIKDWHPDVMDFIQCKAKEEKKAHTLIASGEYDSNFNGEAYSSIMFQNANLSVRLSDEFMQACQQDADWTTHWVTDPSKAGPTYKARDVMREIAQGTWQCGDPGVQYDTTINEWHTCKNSGPINASNPCSEYMFLDDTACNLSSINLKKMMREDGSFDVERFRKACTIFLTAQEILVDHASYPTPNIAENSHLFRPLGLGYANLGSLLMTMGIPYDSNAGRGIAGALTALLNGQGYLTSSKIAANIGPFAGYRENEQSMLDVMQMHRDAVEKIDPECPSYLRDAARQVWNECLQSGRRHGYRNAQATVLAPTGTIAFMMDCDTTGIEPDIALIKYKQLAGGGMLKIINRTVPHSLRTLGYDEPEIKGILDYIETHETIEGAPNLKDEHLPVFDCAFKPANGTRTIHWKAHVGMMAAAQPFLSGAISKTVNMPADSTVEDVELAYIEGWKLGLKALAIYRDGSKQSQPLATKKEGDRKSGATSDAPALIRRRLPDTRNSLTHKFSVGGHEGYLTVGLFEDGTPGELFITMAKEGSTIGGLMDVIGTETSLALQYGVPLDAMVKKFSHARFEPSGWTTNPDIPVAKSVVDYIFRWLGIQFINGFREANTPKRDDAGGHESSDAGSSANFKVPSSHDAKGVTGTKDTAKAEAKAAPKSEKPAAPAKPSAPGTVNRITEPKQNGSNGHGSNGNGHKNGNGSEKGSGARGQGSGESHSSTFNLQPSTNRSEQFAHFQSDAPACDNCGAITVRNGNCYLCHNCGQSMGCS